A genomic window from Terriglobia bacterium includes:
- a CDS encoding Ni/Fe hydrogenase subunit alpha, which translates to MAQKIVIDPVTRIEGHAKITLQTDDHGVVQKAYFHVTQLRGFETFCEGRPFYEMPNLMSRICGICPVSHLLASAKACDALLAIRVPPAAVQLRRILNLAQVIQSHALSFFYLASPDLLLGMDADPAERNILGVARANPELGRSGIRLRQFGQQIIELLGGKRIHPGWVVPGGVSEPLSAEKHGRMLAMIPEALGTAQRTLVWFKQNIEKYREEIRTFANFPSLFLGLVTAEGQAEYYDGKLRLTDAQGAIVADQLDPARYAEFIEEAVEPFTFLKFPFYKPLGYPGGMYRVGPLARLNIAERCGTPLAEQEWVEFREIERGAVLSSFHYHYARLIEILHAIESIRSILDDPEILSPHVRANAALNNAEGVGVAEAPRGTLLHHYRVNEQGLITWANLVIATGHNNLAMNRGILQVARQYVRGDKLTEGMLNRVEAVIRTFDPCLSCSTHAAGAMPLVVRLVGPDGALLQEVRRD; encoded by the coding sequence ATGGCGCAGAAGATTGTCATCGACCCGGTGACGCGAATCGAGGGGCACGCGAAGATCACGCTGCAGACCGACGACCACGGCGTGGTCCAGAAAGCTTATTTTCATGTGACGCAGCTGCGCGGTTTCGAAACCTTTTGCGAAGGGCGCCCATTCTACGAAATGCCCAACCTGATGTCGCGCATTTGCGGCATCTGCCCTGTGAGCCACCTGCTCGCTTCGGCCAAGGCCTGCGACGCGCTCCTGGCCATCCGCGTTCCGCCCGCGGCGGTGCAGCTGCGGCGGATTCTGAATCTCGCGCAGGTGATCCAGTCTCATGCGCTCAGCTTCTTTTACCTCGCCTCCCCGGATCTTCTGCTGGGAATGGATGCGGACCCCGCGGAGCGTAACATCTTGGGCGTGGCGCGCGCCAATCCGGAACTGGGCCGCAGCGGAATTCGCCTGCGCCAGTTCGGGCAGCAGATCATCGAGCTGCTGGGCGGAAAACGCATTCATCCGGGCTGGGTGGTCCCCGGGGGTGTGAGCGAGCCGCTCTCCGCAGAGAAGCACGGGCGGATGCTGGCGATGATCCCGGAAGCACTGGGAACGGCGCAGAGGACGCTGGTGTGGTTCAAGCAGAACATCGAAAAGTACCGCGAGGAGATCCGCACGTTCGCGAATTTCCCGAGCCTGTTCCTGGGGCTGGTCACGGCAGAGGGCCAGGCGGAATACTACGATGGCAAGCTGCGGCTCACCGACGCGCAGGGCGCGATTGTGGCGGATCAGCTCGATCCCGCGCGCTACGCGGAGTTCATCGAGGAAGCGGTCGAGCCCTTCACCTTTCTGAAGTTTCCCTTCTACAAGCCGCTGGGCTATCCCGGGGGGATGTACCGCGTGGGCCCGCTGGCGCGGCTGAACATCGCGGAGCGCTGCGGCACGCCGCTGGCGGAGCAGGAGTGGGTGGAGTTCCGGGAGATCGAGCGCGGGGCGGTGCTCAGTTCGTTTCACTATCACTATGCGCGGCTCATCGAGATCCTGCACGCCATCGAAAGCATCCGCAGCATTCTCGACGACCCGGAGATTCTCAGCCCGCACGTGCGCGCCAACGCCGCACTCAACAACGCCGAGGGCGTGGGCGTGGCGGAAGCCCCGCGCGGCACGCTGCTGCACCATTACCGGGTGAACGAGCAGGGGCTGATCACCTGGGCCAACCTGGTGATCGCCACCGGCCACAACAACCTGGCGATGAACCGCGGCATCCTGCAGGTGGCCAGACAGTATGTGCGCGGCGACAAATTGACCGAAGGGATGCTGAACCGCGTGGAGGCGGTTATCCGGACGTTCGATCCTTGCCTGAGCTGCTCGACACATGCGGCCGGCGCCATGCCCCTGGTGGTGCGGCTGGTCGGTCCGGATGGCGCGCTGCTCCAGGAAGTGCGGCGGGATTGA
- the hoxU gene encoding bidirectional hydrogenase complex protein HoxU, with protein MRSGHGGGCVTPAADVKTLVINERDVSARADQTILEAAREIGVWIPTLCHLDGLGDVGACRMCLVEIKGSHRLQPACATRVEEGMTVTTHSERLEKYRRMTLELLFAERNHVCAVCVANGACELQALAQLHGLDHVQFPYRFPALSVDASHERFSKDHNRCILCTRCVRVCSEVEGARTWDVMGRGGDSQVITDLNQPWGTSETCTSCGKCVQVCPTGALFEKSKVGTLFPKSPEFLTYLSLMRDGRR; from the coding sequence ATGCGCAGCGGCCACGGAGGTGGGTGCGTGACTCCTGCAGCGGACGTCAAAACCCTGGTCATTAATGAGCGGGACGTCAGCGCCCGCGCCGACCAGACGATTCTGGAGGCCGCGCGCGAAATCGGCGTTTGGATTCCGACGCTCTGCCATCTGGACGGCCTGGGCGATGTCGGTGCCTGCCGCATGTGCCTGGTGGAGATTAAGGGCAGCCATCGGCTGCAGCCTGCTTGCGCCACTCGCGTGGAAGAAGGCATGACGGTGACCACGCACTCCGAGCGGCTGGAGAAATACCGCCGGATGACTCTGGAACTCCTTTTCGCCGAGCGCAACCACGTGTGTGCCGTTTGCGTAGCCAACGGCGCCTGTGAGCTGCAGGCGCTGGCACAGTTGCATGGCCTGGACCATGTGCAATTCCCATACCGCTTCCCCGCTCTGTCGGTGGATGCCAGCCATGAGCGCTTTTCGAAGGACCACAACCGCTGCATCCTGTGCACGCGCTGCGTGCGCGTCTGCAGCGAGGTCGAAGGCGCGCGCACCTGGGACGTAATGGGCCGCGGCGGGGATTCCCAGGTGATCACCGACCTGAATCAGCCCTGGGGAACCTCGGAGACGTGCACGAGCTGCGGGAAATGCGTGCAGGTCTGCCCCACCGGCGCTCTCTTCGAAAAGAGCAAGGTCGGCACGCTCTTTCCGAAGAGCCCGGAGTTTCTGACGTACCTCAGCTTGATGCGGGATGGAAGGCGATGA
- the hoxE gene encoding bidirectional hydrogenase complex protein HoxE, with protein MSVHVAPPPLPSDDQRWQIVNGTMRRHGHARDALIETLHTVQELFGYLDEESLKFVANSLRVPLSQAYGVATFYHFFSLQPPAKHTCHVCMGTACYIKGAAQLLARAKKILGMKPGEATPDGSASLRAERCMGSCSLAPVAIFDGEVTREATANEVQERLERWLAHDA; from the coding sequence ATGAGCGTCCACGTGGCACCACCGCCACTGCCCTCGGACGACCAGCGCTGGCAGATCGTGAACGGCACCATGCGGCGCCATGGGCACGCGCGCGATGCGTTGATCGAAACGCTGCACACCGTCCAGGAATTGTTCGGATATCTGGACGAAGAATCTCTGAAGTTCGTCGCCAACTCCCTGCGTGTCCCCCTCAGTCAGGCCTACGGCGTAGCCACTTTTTATCACTTCTTCAGCCTGCAGCCCCCCGCCAAGCACACGTGTCACGTGTGCATGGGCACGGCTTGCTATATCAAGGGCGCAGCCCAACTGCTGGCGCGGGCGAAAAAGATTCTCGGCATGAAACCGGGGGAAGCGACGCCTGATGGCAGCGCTTCCCTGCGTGCCGAACGCTGCATGGGCTCGTGCAGCCTGGCGCCGGTCGCGATTTTCGACGGTGAGGTGACCCGCGAAGCCACGGCGAACGAAGTGCAGGAACGCCTGGAGAGGTGGCTGGCCCATGACGCGTGA
- a CDS encoding NADP oxidoreductase, whose product MNRMKLATVWLDGCSGCHMSILDMDERLLEIAGQCELVYSPLVDLKTFPADVDITLVEGAVSTDADAEKIRRIRGRTRTLVSLGDCAVTGNVPAMRNPFAADKVLHRAYGDAAALLWISGQGVPHLLPQVRPVHEVVSVDVYVPGCPPSADTIYSVLRELLAGRMPDVTSATRFGA is encoded by the coding sequence ATGAACAGGATGAAGCTGGCCACCGTCTGGCTGGACGGCTGCTCCGGCTGCCACATGTCGATTCTGGACATGGATGAACGGCTGCTGGAGATCGCCGGACAGTGCGAGTTGGTCTATAGCCCGCTGGTGGACCTGAAGACCTTTCCGGCGGATGTGGACATCACGCTGGTGGAAGGCGCGGTGAGCACCGATGCGGATGCGGAGAAGATCCGGCGGATCCGCGGGCGGACGCGGACGCTGGTTTCCCTGGGCGACTGCGCGGTGACCGGAAACGTGCCGGCGATGCGCAATCCCTTCGCCGCGGACAAGGTGCTGCACCGCGCGTATGGAGACGCGGCGGCGCTGCTGTGGATCTCGGGGCAGGGCGTGCCGCACCTGCTGCCGCAGGTGCGGCCGGTGCATGAAGTGGTTTCCGTGGATGTCTATGTGCCCGGCTGCCCGCCTTCCGCGGACACCATCTACAGCGTGCTGCGCGAGCTTCTGGCGGGGCGCATGCCGGATGTGACCAGCGCGACGCGGTTCGGGGCATAG
- the nuoF gene encoding NADH-quinone oxidoreductase subunit NuoF, with protein MTREGLERIAAGAKRARAEGGHEVNVCLAAGCLSQHSDALKEALEKEAKEAGASCRVRGTGCMGLCSAGPLVSVEPDGVLYCNVKPEDAPAVARSAGGEPVRRLQCSRDQAFFQRQVHIVTENSGRLDPEKIEEYIAADGYKGMMRALTEMTPAAVIQEISRSGLRGRGGAGYPTGLKWGTVAKTGSGVKYVVCNGDEGDPGAFMDRSVLESDPQRVLEGMIIAGYAVGASRGYLYVRAEYPLALNRLETAIREARQFGLLGSNICDTAFSIDIELRVGGGAYVCGEETALMASIEGKRGTPRPRPPYPAQSGIWGMPTLINNVETFASVPAILRRGADWYAALGTPKSKGTKVFALSGKVKHNGLIEVPMGMTLREIIFEIGGGVPEGRKFKAVQTGGPSGGCIPEQFLDRPVDYESLRELGSIMGSGGMVVMDDTSCMVNVARFFMEFCMAESCGKCIPCRAGTAQMHELLTRICDGRATHKDLEMLISLCDMVGATSLCGLGQAAPNPVLSTLRYFKDEYIEHIEAKRCRAGVCECAAATEVGA; from the coding sequence ATGACGCGTGAAGGGCTGGAACGTATTGCGGCGGGCGCGAAAAGAGCGCGGGCGGAAGGCGGCCACGAGGTGAACGTCTGCCTGGCCGCGGGCTGTCTCTCGCAGCACAGCGACGCGCTGAAGGAAGCGCTGGAAAAGGAAGCGAAAGAGGCGGGCGCGTCCTGCCGGGTGCGGGGAACGGGCTGTATGGGATTGTGCTCAGCGGGTCCACTTGTCAGCGTGGAACCCGATGGCGTTCTGTACTGCAATGTGAAGCCGGAGGATGCTCCGGCGGTCGCCCGGAGCGCCGGGGGCGAGCCGGTGCGGCGGCTGCAGTGCTCGCGCGACCAGGCTTTTTTCCAGCGGCAAGTCCACATCGTGACGGAAAACTCCGGAAGGCTGGATCCGGAAAAAATCGAGGAATACATCGCGGCGGACGGCTACAAAGGAATGATGCGCGCGCTCACGGAGATGACGCCGGCCGCGGTGATTCAGGAGATTTCGCGCAGCGGCTTGCGCGGGCGTGGCGGAGCAGGCTACCCCACCGGGCTGAAGTGGGGGACGGTGGCAAAGACAGGCAGCGGCGTAAAGTACGTCGTCTGCAATGGGGACGAAGGCGACCCGGGCGCATTCATGGATCGCAGCGTGCTCGAAAGCGATCCGCAGCGGGTGTTGGAAGGAATGATCATCGCGGGATACGCCGTGGGTGCGAGCCGCGGATACCTGTACGTTCGCGCGGAGTATCCGCTGGCCCTGAACCGTCTGGAAACGGCCATCCGCGAGGCCCGGCAGTTCGGCCTTCTGGGAAGCAATATTTGCGACACCGCATTCAGCATCGACATCGAATTGCGGGTCGGCGGGGGAGCGTATGTCTGCGGCGAGGAAACCGCGCTCATGGCCTCCATCGAGGGGAAGCGCGGCACGCCGCGGCCGCGCCCGCCGTACCCGGCGCAGTCCGGCATCTGGGGCATGCCCACGCTGATCAATAACGTGGAAACCTTTGCCAGCGTGCCGGCCATTCTCCGTCGTGGCGCGGACTGGTATGCGGCCCTGGGCACGCCGAAGAGCAAGGGCACCAAAGTGTTTGCCCTGAGCGGAAAAGTGAAACACAACGGCCTGATTGAAGTGCCGATGGGCATGACCCTGCGCGAAATCATCTTCGAGATCGGCGGCGGCGTGCCCGAAGGGCGGAAGTTCAAGGCGGTGCAGACCGGCGGCCCCTCTGGAGGCTGCATCCCGGAGCAGTTTCTGGATCGTCCGGTGGACTACGAATCCCTCCGCGAGCTCGGCTCGATCATGGGTTCCGGGGGGATGGTGGTGATGGACGACACGTCGTGCATGGTCAACGTGGCGCGCTTTTTCATGGAGTTCTGCATGGCGGAGTCCTGCGGGAAATGCATCCCGTGCCGCGCGGGAACCGCGCAAATGCATGAACTGCTGACGCGGATCTGCGACGGGCGCGCCACACACAAAGACCTGGAGATGCTGATCTCCCTGTGCGACATGGTGGGCGCGACGAGCCTCTGCGGGCTGGGCCAGGCGGCCCCCAATCCCGTTCTCAGCACCCTGCGCTATTTCAAGGACGAGTATATCGAGCACATCGAAGCGAAACGCTGCCGTGCCGGCGTCTGCGAATGCGCAGCGGCCACGGAGGTGGGTGCGTGA